A section of the Gloeobacter violaceus PCC 7421 genome encodes:
- a CDS encoding SDR family oxidoreductase: MFLVTGATGDLGRRIVRSLRGRGQPVRAFVRLEARYADLEQMGAEIFIGDLRRRDLIERAVRGARYVISAHGTRPGQSIAEVEYQANIDLIEAAQTQGVERFVYISVLGADRHYDDAPVFKAKREVEKYLTRTPIPYTVLRPAGFASNLLTLARNFERTGFYFLIGRRENRTSLVSTDDLSEIAIQAASLPEARNRTFAIGGPESLRRDEIPKIFEKLFNRAGQILQLPIEAFDAARTLIGLVNPVISRDLGTLRVLLANEYTCDPHEVQQVFQIELESLHHFLRRNLLYST, from the coding sequence ATGTTCTTGGTCACAGGAGCCACGGGCGATCTCGGTCGGCGAATTGTCCGGTCTTTGCGCGGGCGCGGCCAACCGGTCAGGGCCTTCGTGCGCTTGGAAGCCCGCTACGCCGACCTCGAACAGATGGGTGCAGAAATCTTCATCGGCGATCTTCGCCGCCGCGATCTGATCGAGCGGGCCGTCCGCGGCGCGCGCTACGTCATCAGCGCCCACGGCACCCGGCCCGGCCAGAGCATCGCCGAGGTCGAATACCAGGCCAACATCGACCTCATCGAAGCGGCCCAAACACAAGGAGTCGAACGCTTCGTCTACATTTCGGTCCTCGGGGCCGATCGCCACTACGACGACGCCCCTGTCTTCAAGGCCAAGCGCGAAGTCGAGAAATACCTGACCCGTACCCCGATCCCGTACACCGTTTTGCGACCGGCAGGTTTTGCCTCCAACTTGCTCACACTTGCACGCAATTTTGAGCGCACCGGGTTCTATTTTTTGATCGGTCGGCGCGAAAACCGTACATCGCTGGTCAGTACCGACGACCTGAGCGAGATCGCTATCCAGGCAGCGAGCCTGCCGGAAGCCCGCAATCGAACTTTTGCCATCGGCGGCCCCGAATCGCTCCGCCGCGACGAGATCCCCAAAATCTTCGAAAAGCTATTCAACCGCGCCGGCCAGATTCTGCAACTTCCTATCGAAGCCTTCGATGCGGCCCGCACGTTGATCGGTCTGGTCAATCCGGTCATCAGCCGGGATCTCGGCACCTTGCGGGTGTTGCTGGCCAACGAATACACTTGCGACCCCCACGAGGTCCAGCAGGTCTTCCAGATCGAACTGGAGTCTTTGCACCACTTTTTGCGCCGCAACCTCCTGTACTCCACCTAA
- the larB gene encoding nickel pincer cofactor biosynthesis protein LarB: MNAELLKQLLQSVADGNLQVTEALEKLRTFQVESLDFAKLDHHRALRTGFPEVVWGPGKTFEQIAAILARLSEHNSVAMATRIDPATFEQVRGRLPEVRYYSQARICAVFNPRLPPNQIAGCVGVVSAGTADLPVADEAAVTAELCGAEVLRLWDVGVAGIHRLLSNLSALEQADVLVVVAGMEGALASVVGGLARVPVIAVPTSVGYGAHFGGLAALLAMLNSCAPGIGVVNIDNGFGAAMLAAQILRVAERKHLAASQTPPDRSAQSNQK; this comes from the coding sequence ATGAACGCCGAACTGCTCAAACAACTGTTGCAAAGCGTGGCGGATGGAAATCTGCAAGTAACCGAGGCTTTAGAGAAACTGCGTACATTTCAAGTAGAGTCCCTCGATTTTGCAAAGCTCGACCACCACCGCGCCCTGCGCACGGGCTTTCCAGAGGTGGTCTGGGGACCGGGCAAGACTTTTGAGCAAATTGCCGCTATCCTGGCGCGTCTGTCGGAACACAACTCGGTGGCGATGGCGACGCGGATCGACCCGGCGACTTTTGAGCAGGTGCGCGGGCGGCTGCCCGAGGTCCGGTATTACTCGCAGGCGCGCATTTGTGCAGTATTCAACCCTCGGTTGCCGCCCAACCAAATAGCCGGATGTGTAGGGGTAGTGAGCGCCGGTACTGCCGATTTGCCTGTGGCGGATGAGGCGGCGGTGACAGCCGAGCTGTGCGGCGCTGAAGTGCTGCGGCTTTGGGATGTAGGGGTGGCGGGTATTCACCGGCTGCTAAGCAATCTGTCGGCTCTGGAACAGGCGGATGTGCTCGTTGTGGTCGCGGGGATGGAAGGGGCGCTCGCCAGCGTGGTCGGCGGACTGGCACGAGTTCCGGTGATTGCCGTTCCAACCAGCGTCGGTTACGGTGCCCACTTTGGCGGGCTGGCAGCTTTATTGGCGATGCTCAATAGTTGTGCTCCCGGTATCGGGGTGGTCAACATTGACAACGGTTTTGGGGCGGCGATGCTGGCGGCTCAAATTCTGCGGGTGGCTGAGCGCAAGCACCTGGCTGCCAGCCAAACTCCCCCAGATCGATCCGCCCAGAGCAATCAAAAGTGA
- the thrC gene encoding threonine synthase produces MTAILPRSGANWPGLIEHYREYLPVDERTPVVTLREGNTPLIPLESIGRRLGRGLRVWAKFDGLNPTGSFKDRGMTIAVSKAKEAGAQAVLCASTGNTSAAAAAYAARAGLRAYVLIPEGYVALGKLAQALVYGAEVIAIRGNFDQALAIVRTIAEHYPITLVNSVNPFRLQGQKTAAFEVCDQLGTAPDWLCIPVGNAGNITAYWMGFCEYAQRGRIAGRPILQGFEASGAAALVGGKVEPVAHPETVATAIRIGNPASGVRALAAVRASAGAIRVVSDPEILEAYRILACEEGIFCEPASAAAVAGLLKYGHEAPAGGQVVCVLTGNGLKDPDRAIAVSAVEIAPGADPTASAVAKAMGF; encoded by the coding sequence ATGACTGCTATCCTCCCGCGCAGCGGGGCAAACTGGCCCGGACTCATCGAGCACTACCGCGAATATTTGCCCGTGGACGAGCGTACGCCGGTGGTGACGCTCCGGGAGGGCAACACGCCTTTGATTCCCCTCGAATCGATTGGCCGTCGGCTTGGCCGCGGCTTGCGAGTTTGGGCAAAATTCGACGGCCTCAACCCGACCGGCAGCTTCAAAGATCGTGGGATGACGATAGCTGTGTCCAAGGCCAAAGAAGCCGGGGCGCAGGCGGTGCTGTGCGCGAGTACCGGCAATACTTCCGCTGCCGCTGCCGCCTACGCGGCCCGGGCAGGCCTGCGCGCCTACGTGCTCATTCCCGAAGGCTACGTCGCCCTGGGTAAACTCGCCCAGGCGTTGGTCTACGGTGCCGAAGTGATCGCCATTCGCGGCAACTTCGACCAAGCGCTGGCGATTGTGCGCACGATAGCCGAACACTACCCCATCACCCTGGTTAATTCGGTCAATCCGTTTCGATTGCAGGGCCAGAAAACGGCCGCTTTCGAAGTGTGCGATCAACTTGGCACCGCCCCCGACTGGCTTTGCATTCCAGTCGGCAACGCCGGCAATATTACGGCCTACTGGATGGGTTTTTGCGAGTACGCCCAGCGCGGCCGGATTGCCGGGCGCCCGATTTTGCAGGGTTTTGAGGCGAGCGGTGCAGCAGCACTGGTGGGGGGCAAAGTCGAACCGGTGGCCCATCCGGAGACAGTAGCCACCGCCATCCGCATCGGCAACCCGGCAAGTGGCGTGCGCGCCCTTGCCGCGGTGCGCGCGAGCGCAGGGGCCATCCGGGTGGTGAGCGATCCGGAGATTCTCGAAGCGTACCGGATACTCGCCTGCGAGGAAGGGATCTTCTGCGAACCTGCTAGTGCCGCCGCGGTGGCAGGACTGCTCAAGTACGGCCACGAAGCGCCTGCCGGTGGGCAGGTGGTCTGCGTGCTCACGGGCAATGGCCTCAAAGATCCGGACCGGGCCATCGCCGTCTCAGCCGTGGAAATCGCTCCTGGAGCAGATCCCACTGCTTCGGCGGTAGCAAAGGCGATGGGTTTCTAG
- the queG gene encoding tRNA epoxyqueuosine(34) reductase QueG, whose amino-acid sequence MAPTAAQIKSRARALGFHKVGIARADALDGEAAERLGGWLAAGYAGEMRWMHDPRRRDIQQVLPGVRSVICVALSYNTAQGEPAPGQARISRYALGRDYHKVLGKPLKELARWIEASDPGCRAVAYVDTGPVQEKAWAEAAGLGWIGKNACLITLEYGSWVFLGEILTTLDLEANDPHPNYCGTCTRCLSACPTAALVEPAVVDARKCLAYHTIENRAPELPEAIAEHQHGWVVGCDLCQTCCPFNLRAERWGRYSEVADFAPRDPWNEITLDQLADLSDAEFERWSEGSAIRRVKASGLRRNARSALGASGDSLAQAH is encoded by the coding sequence ATGGCACCGACGGCGGCGCAAATCAAATCGAGAGCCAGGGCTCTCGGCTTTCACAAAGTTGGAATTGCTCGTGCCGACGCGCTCGACGGCGAAGCGGCGGAGCGGCTTGGCGGGTGGCTCGCCGCCGGATACGCCGGCGAGATGCGCTGGATGCACGACCCGCGCCGCCGAGACATCCAGCAAGTATTGCCTGGGGTGCGCTCGGTGATTTGCGTGGCCCTCAGCTACAACACTGCCCAGGGCGAGCCCGCTCCCGGCCAGGCGCGCATCTCGCGCTACGCCCTCGGGCGCGATTACCACAAGGTGCTCGGCAAGCCGCTCAAGGAGCTTGCCCGCTGGATAGAAGCAAGCGATCCCGGCTGCCGAGCCGTCGCCTATGTCGACACCGGCCCCGTCCAGGAAAAAGCCTGGGCCGAGGCGGCCGGGCTCGGCTGGATCGGCAAGAACGCCTGTTTGATTACCCTTGAGTACGGCTCCTGGGTTTTCCTGGGCGAGATCCTCACCACCCTCGACCTCGAAGCGAACGATCCCCACCCCAATTACTGCGGCACTTGTACGCGCTGTCTTTCGGCCTGCCCGACCGCGGCCCTTGTCGAACCCGCCGTGGTCGACGCCCGCAAGTGCCTGGCCTATCACACCATCGAGAATCGCGCTCCGGAGTTACCGGAAGCGATCGCCGAGCACCAACACGGCTGGGTGGTGGGTTGCGACCTGTGCCAGACTTGCTGTCCGTTCAACCTGCGCGCTGAGCGGTGGGGCCGATACAGCGAGGTGGCCGACTTTGCACCGCGTGATCCCTGGAATGAGATCACTCTCGATCAACTCGCCGACCTTAGCGACGCCGAATTCGAGCGCTGGAGCGAAGGGAGCGCCATCCGGCGCGTCAAGGCAAGCGGTTTGCGCCGCAATGCCCGCAGTGCTCTGGGAGCCTCCGGCGATTCACTAGCCCAGGCCCATTGA
- the dut gene encoding dUTP diphosphatase — MDPVRVAIQRLAHCFALPTCAHPGDAGLDLFAAHAVPLSIAPGRFTRVPTGIALGLPAGYMAFVQPRSGLAARHGISVLNTPGLIDCGYRGEIQVLLINHGEVPVVVSRGDRIAQLVVLPVPQVQFVEVSTLESSERQTGSFGSSGY; from the coding sequence ATGGACCCGGTCCGTGTTGCCATCCAGCGCCTTGCTCACTGCTTTGCGCTTCCTACCTGCGCCCATCCCGGCGACGCCGGGCTCGACCTGTTCGCCGCCCATGCAGTCCCCTTGAGTATCGCTCCCGGCCGCTTCACGCGCGTGCCCACGGGGATCGCTCTCGGTCTACCTGCAGGGTACATGGCCTTTGTCCAACCGCGCTCGGGCCTCGCGGCGCGCCACGGCATCAGCGTGCTCAATACCCCGGGCCTTATCGACTGCGGCTACCGCGGCGAGATTCAGGTATTGCTCATCAACCACGGCGAGGTTCCCGTCGTCGTCTCGCGTGGGGATCGCATCGCCCAACTGGTCGTGCTGCCGGTGCCGCAGGTGCAGTTTGTCGAAGTCAGCACACTCGAAAGCTCCGAACGTCAGACCGGGAGCTTCGGCAGCAGCGGCTACTAA
- a CDS encoding rod shape-determining protein: MGIFNRIRRDIGIDLGTANTCVYIAGQGVVLSEPSVVAFDRDSKKLLAVGEEARQMLGRTPGNITASRPLRDGVIADFDATELMLQHFIRKVVGKSLLAPRMVIGIPSGVTGVERRAVMEAAVQAGAKEVFLVEEPIAAAIGAGLPISEPVGSMIVDIGGGTTEVAIISLQGSVISESVRVAGDEMNEAIATYLKKLHNLVIGERTAEMIKIQIGSAFPHKGDDEQKLEVRGLHMLSGLPRTISIHATEVRESMSEPLSAIVEAVKRTLEQAPPELAADIYDRGIVLAGGGALLKGLDGLISHETGIAVHVAEEPLNCVVLGTGKILETNTLNRVFSGTFSGS, translated from the coding sequence ATGGGAATTTTCAACCGCATTCGGCGCGACATCGGCATCGACCTGGGGACGGCAAATACGTGCGTCTATATCGCTGGCCAGGGAGTGGTGCTCTCGGAGCCCTCGGTGGTCGCCTTCGACCGCGACAGCAAGAAGCTGCTCGCGGTCGGTGAAGAAGCGCGGCAGATGCTTGGGCGCACCCCCGGCAACATCACCGCCTCCAGACCTTTGCGCGATGGGGTGATCGCCGATTTTGACGCCACCGAGCTGATGCTGCAGCACTTTATTCGCAAAGTCGTGGGCAAGTCGCTGCTCGCCCCCCGCATGGTGATCGGCATCCCGAGCGGTGTGACCGGGGTCGAGCGCCGGGCGGTCATGGAAGCGGCCGTGCAGGCCGGGGCCAAAGAAGTCTTTCTGGTCGAGGAGCCGATCGCCGCCGCCATCGGGGCGGGGCTGCCGATCTCGGAGCCGGTGGGCAGCATGATCGTCGATATCGGCGGCGGCACCACCGAGGTGGCAATTATCTCGCTGCAGGGCAGCGTCATCTCCGAATCGGTGCGCGTGGCGGGCGACGAGATGAACGAGGCGATCGCCACCTATCTTAAAAAGCTCCACAACCTGGTGATCGGCGAGCGCACCGCCGAGATGATCAAGATACAAATCGGCTCTGCTTTCCCCCACAAGGGCGATGACGAGCAGAAACTGGAGGTGCGTGGGCTGCACATGCTCTCGGGTCTGCCGCGCACGATCTCGATTCATGCCACCGAGGTGCGCGAGAGCATGAGCGAGCCGCTCTCGGCCATCGTCGAGGCGGTCAAGCGCACCCTGGAGCAGGCGCCGCCGGAACTGGCCGCCGACATCTACGACCGGGGGATTGTGCTGGCCGGAGGCGGGGCGTTGCTCAAGGGCCTCGACGGCCTGATCAGCCACGAGACCGGGATCGCCGTGCACGTCGCCGAGGAACCGCTCAACTGCGTGGTGCTGGGAACCGGCAAGATCCTGGAGACCAATACCCTCAACCGCGTCTTCAGCGGCACCTTCTCGGGCAGCTAG
- a CDS encoding ABC1 kinase family protein: MLANFAPDWTRQREILGIFSRYGWGYMTNALQNKEDGSGEEPRLPLPKVFKEILIDLGPTFIKLGQLLSTRPDLLPPEYIKELSELQADVPPAPWEAVQQVLRSELTTPMESVFREFNPVPVAAGSLAMTYRARLMSGDVVAVKVQRPGIERTVESDIRILKGLADWFSSQSSWGKYYDAKALAEEFAASLLGELDFTREGKNTDSLRASLKGSPWFDSNRVVVPSVYWEHTTQRVLVLEWIEGKPILGLPLPEKAPELADLTVRTFFQQIYVDGFFHADPHPGNLFRLQPPDGAPLRLALLDCGMVGTLDPRTQQLLTEQLLAIVQEDPQRFAQLTLDLGQAVDNVNFARLQGEFDRLLRQYYNRSLAEINFGALLYDMLRVLRENGIRLPGNIGLYVKALANLEGVARSLDPDFNMVETVKPLITELFRRRLFGTAPLQEALRSALDLRELLLKFPRRLDLLLQGLTGETLQLRVQLNGWEPVQSSLQEAGRRISTGLLSASLVLSGTLAFTLDTTGHAVWLGSILLVLGGLLGFGLVFGRRA; this comes from the coding sequence ATGCTTGCCAACTTCGCACCCGATTGGACACGCCAGCGCGAGATTTTGGGCATTTTTTCCCGCTATGGCTGGGGCTACATGACCAATGCCCTGCAAAACAAAGAAGACGGTTCCGGCGAAGAACCCCGCCTGCCCCTTCCCAAAGTTTTCAAAGAGATCCTGATTGACCTTGGGCCGACCTTCATCAAGCTGGGCCAACTGCTCAGCACCCGACCCGACCTGCTGCCGCCCGAGTACATCAAAGAGCTGTCCGAGTTGCAGGCGGATGTGCCCCCTGCACCCTGGGAGGCGGTACAGCAGGTATTGCGTTCCGAGTTAACCACCCCGATGGAGAGCGTGTTTCGGGAGTTCAATCCGGTACCGGTGGCCGCCGGTTCTCTCGCCATGACCTACCGGGCGCGTCTGATGAGCGGCGATGTGGTGGCAGTCAAAGTTCAGCGCCCCGGCATCGAACGCACCGTCGAGAGCGACATCCGCATACTTAAAGGACTGGCCGATTGGTTCTCCTCCCAGTCGAGCTGGGGCAAGTACTACGACGCGAAGGCCCTCGCCGAAGAATTCGCCGCCAGCCTTCTTGGAGAACTCGACTTTACCCGCGAGGGCAAAAATACCGATTCGCTGCGCGCGAGCCTGAAGGGCAGCCCCTGGTTCGATTCCAACCGGGTGGTTGTGCCTAGCGTCTACTGGGAACACACCACCCAGCGGGTTCTGGTACTCGAGTGGATAGAAGGCAAGCCCATCCTGGGACTGCCTCTACCTGAAAAAGCCCCGGAACTGGCGGATCTGACGGTGCGGACTTTCTTTCAGCAGATTTACGTCGACGGCTTTTTTCACGCCGATCCGCACCCCGGCAACCTCTTTCGCCTGCAGCCGCCGGACGGAGCGCCCCTGCGTCTCGCCTTGCTCGACTGCGGCATGGTCGGCACCCTCGATCCGCGCACGCAGCAACTGCTTACCGAGCAATTGCTCGCCATCGTTCAGGAAGACCCCCAGCGCTTCGCCCAGCTCACCCTGGACCTGGGCCAGGCGGTCGACAACGTCAATTTCGCCCGGCTCCAGGGCGAATTCGACCGCCTGCTGCGCCAGTACTACAACCGTTCGTTGGCGGAGATCAACTTCGGCGCCCTGCTCTACGACATGCTGCGGGTATTGCGCGAAAACGGCATTCGCCTGCCGGGCAATATCGGGCTCTACGTCAAGGCCCTGGCCAACCTCGAAGGGGTGGCCCGCTCCCTCGATCCCGATTTCAACATGGTCGAGACCGTCAAGCCTTTGATTACCGAGCTGTTTCGCCGCCGGCTGTTCGGCACGGCACCGCTGCAGGAGGCGCTGCGCTCCGCCCTCGATTTGCGCGAATTGCTCCTGAAGTTCCCGCGCCGTCTTGACCTGCTGCTGCAGGGCTTGACCGGAGAAACTCTCCAGCTGCGCGTCCAGCTGAACGGCTGGGAACCCGTGCAATCGAGTCTCCAGGAGGCCGGCAGGCGGATCTCGACGGGGCTGCTCTCCGCCTCGCTGGTGCTGTCGGGAACGCTTGCCTTCACCCTGGATACCACCGGCCATGCGGTTTGGCTCGGCAGCATCCTGCTGGTGCTGGGCGGTTTATTGGGCTTCGGGTTGGTCTTCGGACGCCGGGCGTAG
- a CDS encoding S9 family peptidase, whose translation MNNVQRAPYGSWKSPITADLIVSGTIGLGMVRADGSDVYWLESRPTEGGRTVLVRMGARGAIEDISPSGSNVRSRVHEYGGGAYAVKDGVVYFVNFSDQVLYRLEQAEQSVAMVSGSSYADLAIDPRQRYLICVREEHREDEVINALVRIELDNATVLVSGADFYASPRFSPGGNCLAWLSWNHPNMPWDGTELWVAEVLADGGVGQPMLVAGGAQESIFQPEWSPGGTLHFISDRSGWWNLYAWEDNEVQALYPREAEFGLPQWVFGMSTYAFISERQILCTYRENGLTRLGVLDKHSTAFRTIELPYTELSGPAIVPGGAVLVAASPTQSAAVIKLDLESGEHRVLRTSSHLPVDAGYLSRPEPLTFTTTDSQKAYGYYYPPCNQDFIGLPGEKPPLLVKSHGGPTAATSSALNLKIQYWTSRGFAVLDVNYRGSTGYGRAYREQLKGRWGIVDVDDCVQGALFLVARGDVDGWRLAIDGGSAGGYTTLCALAFRNVFKAGASYYGVSDLESLARDTHKFEARYFDGLIGPYPECRALYIARSPIHSLDQLACPVIFLQGLEDKVVPPNQAEAMVEALRVKGLPVAYLAFEGEQHGFRRAENIKRALEAEFYFFAHIFGFEPADGIEPVPIDNLQG comes from the coding sequence ATGAATAATGTGCAACGCGCCCCCTACGGCTCCTGGAAGTCACCCATCACTGCGGATCTGATCGTTTCGGGCACCATCGGCCTGGGTATGGTGAGGGCCGATGGTAGCGACGTCTACTGGCTGGAGTCGCGGCCCACCGAGGGTGGCCGCACCGTGTTGGTCCGCATGGGTGCTCGGGGGGCGATTGAGGACATCTCTCCGTCCGGGTCGAACGTCCGCAGCCGCGTGCACGAGTACGGCGGCGGAGCCTACGCGGTCAAAGACGGGGTTGTCTATTTTGTGAACTTTTCAGATCAAGTTCTCTACCGGCTTGAGCAGGCAGAACAAAGCGTCGCGATGGTCTCCGGCTCCTCCTATGCCGACTTGGCCATCGATCCCCGGCAACGCTATTTGATTTGTGTGCGCGAAGAACACCGAGAGGACGAGGTCATCAATGCCTTGGTCCGCATTGAACTGGACAATGCAACCGTACTGGTGAGCGGTGCCGATTTCTATGCCTCGCCTCGTTTCAGTCCGGGCGGCAACTGCCTTGCCTGGCTGAGCTGGAATCATCCGAATATGCCCTGGGACGGCACTGAACTGTGGGTTGCCGAGGTTCTTGCCGATGGCGGCGTGGGTCAGCCAATGCTTGTCGCCGGAGGTGCGCAAGAATCGATCTTCCAACCTGAGTGGTCCCCAGGCGGGACGCTACACTTTATCTCCGACCGCAGCGGTTGGTGGAATCTTTATGCCTGGGAGGACAACGAGGTTCAGGCACTCTACCCGCGGGAGGCGGAGTTCGGCTTGCCCCAGTGGGTTTTCGGCATGTCCACCTACGCTTTTATCTCGGAGCGGCAAATTCTCTGTACTTACAGAGAAAATGGTCTGACCCGGCTGGGGGTACTCGATAAACACAGCACCGCATTTCGAACAATCGAGCTGCCCTACACCGAATTGTCCGGCCCGGCGATTGTACCCGGCGGTGCCGTCCTGGTCGCTGCTTCACCCACGCAGTCTGCGGCGGTTATCAAGCTTGATCTCGAAAGCGGCGAACACAGGGTGCTGCGCACTTCGAGCCATTTGCCGGTGGATGCGGGGTATCTTTCCCGGCCCGAACCACTCACTTTCACGACAACCGACAGCCAGAAAGCCTACGGCTACTACTACCCTCCCTGCAACCAAGATTTTATCGGTCTGCCGGGGGAAAAGCCGCCTTTGCTGGTCAAAAGCCACGGCGGTCCCACTGCCGCCACCTCCAGCGCTTTGAATCTGAAAATTCAGTACTGGACCAGCCGGGGTTTTGCCGTGCTCGATGTCAACTACCGGGGCAGCACTGGCTACGGCCGCGCCTACCGCGAGCAACTCAAGGGCCGCTGGGGAATTGTCGATGTGGACGACTGCGTGCAGGGGGCTTTGTTTCTGGTGGCTCGGGGCGATGTCGACGGCTGGCGGCTGGCCATCGATGGGGGTTCGGCCGGGGGCTACACCACCCTGTGTGCCCTCGCGTTTCGGAATGTCTTCAAAGCGGGAGCGAGCTACTACGGCGTCAGCGACCTGGAATCCCTGGCCCGCGACACCCACAAATTCGAGGCGCGCTACTTTGACGGACTGATCGGTCCCTACCCCGAATGCCGGGCTCTCTATATCGCCCGCTCTCCGATTCACTCCCTGGACCAGCTTGCCTGCCCAGTCATATTTCTGCAGGGACTCGAAGACAAGGTCGTACCGCCGAACCAGGCCGAAGCGATGGTCGAAGCTTTGCGCGTCAAGGGTTTGCCGGTTGCCTATCTAGCCTTCGAGGGCGAACAGCACGGTTTTCGCCGCGCCGAGAACATCAAGCGGGCTCTAGAAGCCGAATTCTACTTTTTTGCCCACATCTTCGGATTTGAGCCGGCCGATGGCATCGAACCGGTACCCATCGACAATCTTCAAGGCTGA
- the murJ gene encoding murein biosynthesis integral membrane protein MurJ yields MGTTRRSLLGVAGLVGAATVLSKFIALFREQFIAASFGVSAGVDAYNYAYKLPGFLLTLLGGVNGPFYSAVLSVVSKQDRSKVAPLIENVQTLVAIALGGATALLWLGAPWFIGLVAAGAAEPLKQMAVEQLRIMAPMALFAGLIGLGFGVLTAADRFAFPSLSPILSSGAVIAAIGAGYWVFGLGPEVLAWGSLAGAILQWLVQIPLQWQLGLGGLRPRFQWNRPEVREVIDIMGPATGSSLLSNLNVYTNLFFASQLPVGVPSALNYANLLVQTPLGIFSNILLVPTLPLFARLSAEADRPELRLRVRQAVVSVLIVVLPMSVLATVLAGPLVSVVYERGQFDNRATLLVATVFAGQAVGMAFYLVRDLLIRVFYALGEARVPLRISAVGIVVNLLAAWLLSATLGALGLALSTSFVSAFACILLVFALRTQMGGLGWGGLGWTATNLLAGALLAGAAAWGVNTVLAGLWTAGGIVEQLVRLTVAGAAGVLIQVLWLRLWRIPEVMTLLGPLTRRLRRRS; encoded by the coding sequence GTGGGTACGACTCGACGATCGTTGCTGGGAGTGGCGGGGCTCGTCGGTGCGGCAACGGTCCTCAGCAAGTTCATCGCCCTGTTTCGCGAGCAATTTATCGCCGCGAGCTTCGGGGTGTCCGCCGGGGTGGACGCCTACAACTACGCCTACAAGCTGCCGGGGTTCCTGCTCACCTTGCTCGGGGGGGTCAACGGGCCGTTCTACAGCGCCGTGCTGAGCGTCGTCTCGAAGCAGGACCGCTCGAAGGTGGCGCCGTTGATTGAGAATGTTCAGACGCTGGTGGCCATCGCCCTGGGTGGAGCCACGGCGCTGCTGTGGCTGGGAGCGCCCTGGTTTATCGGCCTGGTGGCGGCGGGTGCGGCGGAACCGCTCAAGCAGATGGCCGTCGAGCAACTGCGGATCATGGCGCCGATGGCGCTGTTTGCGGGGCTTATCGGACTGGGTTTCGGGGTGCTCACGGCGGCGGACCGCTTCGCCTTTCCGTCCTTGAGCCCGATCCTCTCCAGCGGTGCGGTGATCGCGGCGATTGGGGCGGGCTACTGGGTGTTTGGGCTTGGCCCGGAGGTACTCGCCTGGGGGAGCCTGGCGGGGGCAATTTTGCAGTGGCTGGTGCAGATCCCCCTGCAGTGGCAATTGGGTCTGGGGGGCCTGCGCCCGCGCTTTCAGTGGAACCGCCCCGAGGTGCGCGAAGTGATCGACATTATGGGTCCGGCGACCGGCAGTTCGCTGCTGTCGAATCTCAACGTCTACACCAATTTGTTCTTCGCCTCCCAGTTGCCGGTGGGGGTGCCAAGCGCCCTCAACTACGCCAATTTGCTCGTGCAGACGCCCTTGGGCATCTTCTCCAATATCTTGTTGGTGCCGACGCTGCCGCTGTTTGCGCGGCTGAGCGCCGAGGCGGATCGGCCCGAGTTGCGTTTGCGGGTGCGCCAGGCGGTGGTGTCGGTGCTCATCGTCGTGCTGCCGATGAGCGTGCTTGCTACTGTACTGGCCGGTCCGCTGGTAAGTGTCGTCTACGAGCGCGGCCAGTTCGACAATCGAGCGACCCTGCTGGTGGCGACGGTCTTTGCGGGCCAGGCGGTGGGCATGGCTTTTTACCTGGTGCGCGACCTGCTCATCCGCGTCTTCTACGCCCTGGGCGAGGCGCGCGTGCCCCTGCGCATCAGTGCCGTCGGCATCGTCGTCAATCTGCTCGCCGCCTGGCTGCTCAGCGCTACTCTGGGGGCTTTGGGGCTGGCCCTTTCGACCAGCTTTGTAAGCGCCTTCGCCTGCATTCTGCTCGTCTTCGCCCTACGCACCCAGATGGGCGGACTCGGTTGGGGGGGATTGGGCTGGACGGCCACCAACCTGCTGGCCGGAGCGCTCCTCGCCGGGGCCGCCGCCTGGGGAGTGAACACGGTCCTGGCGGGGCTATGGACGGCCGGAGGGATTGTTGAACAATTGGTTCGCCTCACGGTCGCCGGGGCTGCCGGAGTGCTCATCCAGGTCCTCTGGCTGCGGCTGTGGCGTATCCCGGAAGTGATGACGCTGCTTGGACCTTTGACCCGCCGACTGCGCCGTCGCTCCTGA